Proteins from a genomic interval of Luteolibacter sp. Y139:
- the moaC gene encoding cyclic pyranopterin monophosphate synthase MoaC, with amino-acid sequence MSLSHVNEQNQAAMVDVSAKEITVRIATAEARVTVNDAVAAQFDGRDFATKKGPVFQTAILAGTMGAKQTSSLIPLCHPLPLDSCKFEVTFEGREACIRCTCKTTGKTGVEMEALTGASIAALAFYDMCKALDPAMVIHGVKLLEKTGGKSDYKADSK; translated from the coding sequence ATGTCCCTGTCCCACGTCAACGAGCAGAACCAAGCCGCAATGGTCGATGTGTCGGCGAAGGAGATCACGGTCCGCATTGCAACTGCCGAGGCACGAGTCACGGTGAATGACGCGGTGGCGGCCCAGTTCGACGGTCGCGACTTTGCCACGAAGAAAGGTCCCGTGTTTCAGACGGCCATCCTCGCGGGCACGATGGGAGCGAAGCAGACATCATCGCTCATTCCTCTCTGTCACCCACTGCCGCTCGACTCGTGCAAGTTCGAGGTGACTTTCGAGGGCCGGGAAGCCTGCATCCGCTGCACCTGCAAGACCACTGGCAAGACCGGCGTGGAAATGGAAGCGCTGACCGGCGCGAGCATCGCCGCCCTCGCTTTCTACGACATGTGCAAGGCACTCGATCCGGCGATGGTGATCCACGGCGTGAAGCTGTTGGAGAAGACCGGCGGCAAGAGCGACTACAAGGCTGACTCGAAATGA
- the uxaC gene encoding glucuronate isomerase, whose protein sequence is MAYLDEESFLLQSPTARRLFHEVAKDQPIYDYHCHLSPKEIATNHRWENLADIWLGGDHYKWRLLRANGVDEEYITGSASPREKFQAWAETVPYTLRNPIHHWTHLELRRYFGIDLLLSPATADEIWEEANARLAEKDFCVHGILDKFQVKMVGTTDDPADPLDHHETIAFSPLQTKVLPTFRPDKAFAVDSPKAFNAWIEKLEEITDTGIHHVSDLLQALQKRHDDFHAAGCRLSDHGLERCPGLPCDDADASIIFDKARRGLPVTAEEKEKFTFFLMVFFGQQDAAKGWTKQLHLGPFRNVNPRMFNLLGPDAGFDTIGDERQGAALITYLGTLAQRGCLPQVILYNINPRDNYLFAAMTGAFQDGTVAGKIQFGSGWWFLDQKDGMELQLNALSSTGLLSRFVGMLTDSRSFLSFPRHEYFRRILCNLIGTETDRGELPDDFDALSKLIADVCSGNASRYFGF, encoded by the coding sequence ATGGCCTACCTCGACGAAGAATCCTTCCTCCTCCAATCGCCGACCGCTCGCCGTCTGTTTCACGAGGTGGCCAAGGACCAGCCGATCTACGACTACCACTGCCATCTCTCGCCGAAGGAGATCGCGACCAATCATCGCTGGGAAAACCTCGCCGATATCTGGCTGGGCGGAGACCATTACAAGTGGCGGCTCCTGCGCGCCAATGGCGTCGATGAGGAATACATCACCGGCTCCGCTTCCCCTCGCGAGAAGTTCCAGGCCTGGGCCGAGACTGTGCCCTACACCCTGCGCAACCCGATCCACCACTGGACGCATCTCGAGTTGCGTCGCTACTTCGGGATCGATCTTCTCCTGAGCCCGGCCACTGCTGACGAGATCTGGGAAGAAGCCAACGCGCGCCTCGCGGAAAAGGACTTCTGCGTCCATGGCATCCTCGACAAATTCCAGGTGAAGATGGTGGGCACCACCGACGATCCAGCCGATCCGCTAGACCATCACGAGACCATCGCCTTCAGCCCGCTGCAAACGAAGGTCCTGCCAACCTTCCGTCCCGACAAGGCCTTCGCCGTCGATAGCCCGAAGGCATTCAATGCATGGATCGAGAAGCTCGAGGAAATCACCGACACTGGCATCCATCACGTCTCGGACCTGCTGCAGGCCCTGCAGAAGCGCCACGATGATTTCCACGCCGCCGGCTGCCGTCTCTCCGACCATGGATTGGAGCGCTGCCCGGGATTGCCGTGCGATGATGCCGATGCCTCGATCATCTTTGACAAGGCGCGCCGTGGCCTGCCGGTCACTGCCGAAGAAAAGGAGAAGTTCACCTTCTTCCTGATGGTCTTCTTCGGCCAGCAGGATGCCGCGAAGGGCTGGACCAAGCAGCTCCACCTCGGCCCCTTCCGCAATGTCAACCCGCGGATGTTCAACCTGCTCGGCCCGGATGCTGGCTTCGACACCATCGGCGACGAGCGCCAGGGCGCGGCGCTGATCACCTATCTAGGCACGCTTGCCCAACGCGGCTGCCTGCCGCAAGTGATCCTCTACAATATCAATCCGCGTGATAACTACCTCTTCGCCGCCATGACCGGTGCGTTCCAGGACGGCACCGTCGCGGGCAAGATCCAGTTCGGCAGCGGCTGGTGGTTCCTCGATCAGAAGGACGGCATGGAGCTCCAGCTCAATGCGCTGTCGTCCACCGGCCTGCTCTCGCGCTTCGTCGGCATGCTCACGGACTCGCGTTCCTTCCTCTCCTTCCCGCGCCACGAATACTTCCGGCGGATCCTCTGCAATCTGATCGGCACCGAAACGGATCGCGGTGAACTGCCGGACGACTTTGATGCGCTGTCGAAGCTGATCGCAGACGTCTGCAGCGGAAACGCGAGCCGCTACTTCGGCTTCTAA
- a CDS encoding phosphoglycerate kinase has translation MAKLSIRDLDVNGKEVLMRVDFNVPLEGGVITDDTRIQGAVPSIQHLLKGGAKLVLCSHLGRPKGGPEPKFSLAPAATRLGELIGQEVKLAPDCIGDEVAALRAALQPGQVLILENTRFYPAEEANEADFAKALAGSAEIYVNDAFGTAHRAHASTEGVTHFVSKSAMGFLVENELEYLEGKLENPERPFLVVMGGSKVSDKIQVINRLMEKADAFLIGGAMANTFRKAQGYHTGNSRVEADKLDLALDILAQAKAKGVGFLLPADTRITQEFKEGAETKCTAPYEKGGETPDGWEGIDIGDVAIGEFVAEVAKAKTIIWNGPMGVFEIDSFGHGTKAVAEAMAKADAVTIVGGGDSVTAVNKYGLDEKMTFISTGGGASLELLEGKVLPGVAALTEA, from the coding sequence ATGGCCAAGCTCTCGATCCGCGACCTCGACGTCAACGGCAAGGAAGTCCTCATGCGTGTGGACTTCAATGTTCCGCTGGAAGGCGGCGTCATCACCGACGATACCCGCATCCAGGGCGCGGTTCCTTCGATCCAACATCTTCTCAAGGGCGGCGCGAAGCTCGTGCTCTGCTCCCACCTCGGTCGTCCGAAGGGTGGTCCCGAGCCGAAGTTCTCGCTCGCTCCCGCCGCTACTCGCCTCGGCGAGCTCATCGGCCAGGAAGTGAAGCTCGCTCCGGATTGCATCGGCGATGAGGTCGCCGCCCTGCGTGCCGCCCTCCAGCCCGGCCAAGTGCTCATTCTGGAAAACACCCGTTTTTACCCGGCTGAAGAAGCCAACGAAGCCGACTTCGCCAAGGCCCTCGCCGGCAGCGCCGAGATCTACGTGAACGACGCTTTCGGCACCGCTCACCGCGCCCACGCTTCCACCGAAGGCGTCACGCACTTCGTGTCCAAGAGCGCCATGGGCTTCCTCGTCGAGAACGAGCTCGAGTATCTCGAAGGCAAGCTGGAGAACCCGGAACGCCCGTTCCTCGTCGTCATGGGCGGCTCGAAGGTTTCGGACAAGATCCAAGTGATCAATCGCCTCATGGAAAAGGCCGATGCCTTCCTGATCGGTGGCGCGATGGCCAATACTTTCCGCAAGGCACAGGGCTACCACACCGGCAACAGCCGCGTGGAAGCCGACAAGCTTGACCTCGCCCTCGATATCCTGGCCCAGGCCAAGGCGAAGGGCGTAGGCTTCCTGCTGCCTGCCGACACCCGCATCACCCAGGAGTTCAAGGAAGGTGCCGAGACCAAGTGCACCGCTCCTTATGAAAAGGGCGGCGAAACTCCGGATGGCTGGGAAGGCATCGATATCGGTGACGTCGCCATCGGCGAGTTCGTCGCCGAAGTGGCCAAGGCCAAGACCATCATCTGGAACGGCCCGATGGGCGTGTTCGAGATCGACAGCTTCGGTCACGGCACCAAGGCGGTCGCCGAAGCCATGGCCAAGGCTGATGCCGTCACCATCGTCGGCGGTGGTGATTCCGTCACCGCCGTGAACAAATACGGTCTCGACGAGAAGATGACCTTCATCTCTACCGGTGGCGGCGCTTCCTTGGAATTGCTTGAAGGCAAGGTGCTTCCCGGCGTTGCTGCCCTAACCGAGGCTTGA
- a CDS encoding VOC family protein: MAPHISRIILFVADLPKVAAFYQQHFGMETVGPEEDGWIELGAGGCNLALHRGKLPAGVSSHSPAKIVFAVSDVRAEVERLTGEGLKFGKVHEWNGFSFADTKDPAGNPIQLSSRGVAKA, translated from the coding sequence ATGGCTCCTCACATCAGCCGGATCATCCTCTTCGTCGCCGACCTCCCGAAGGTCGCGGCCTTCTACCAGCAGCACTTCGGCATGGAAACAGTCGGACCGGAAGAAGACGGCTGGATCGAGCTCGGCGCCGGCGGCTGCAATCTGGCCCTGCATCGCGGCAAGCTTCCGGCCGGCGTATCATCCCACTCTCCGGCAAAAATCGTCTTCGCCGTGAGCGACGTCCGAGCCGAGGTGGAGCGGCTCACCGGTGAAGGGCTGAAGTTCGGCAAGGTCCACGAGTGGAACGGCTTCTCATTCGCCGACACCAAGGATCCTGCGGGCAATCCGATCCAGCTCTCCAGCCGGGGCGTCGCCAAGGCTTGA
- a CDS encoding molybdenum cofactor biosynthesis protein MoaE, translated as MFAIVTDPIDPRALRESILDPAAGGFCSFEGWVRNHHQGQAVHSLEYEAYRSLAEKEGNRIVHEARQKFEILHARCHHRVGSLAIGELAVVVVVTAAHRDAAFDACRYIIDEVKFRVPIWKKEHFADGTSGWVRCDHCHEAGHRHQDVRDHVHHPRHG; from the coding sequence ATGTTTGCCATCGTCACCGATCCCATCGACCCGCGCGCGCTGCGCGAAAGCATCCTCGACCCCGCAGCCGGCGGCTTCTGCTCGTTCGAGGGCTGGGTGCGGAATCACCACCAGGGCCAGGCCGTGCATTCGCTCGAGTACGAGGCTTATCGTAGTTTGGCAGAGAAGGAAGGGAACCGCATCGTCCACGAAGCCCGGCAGAAATTCGAGATCCTCCACGCGCGCTGCCACCATCGCGTCGGCAGCCTCGCCATCGGCGAACTCGCGGTGGTGGTGGTGGTGACCGCGGCGCATCGCGATGCCGCCTTCGATGCCTGCCGCTACATCATCGATGAGGTAAAGTTCCGCGTCCCGATTTGGAAGAAGGAGCACTTCGCCGACGGCACTTCCGGCTGGGTCCGCTGCGATCACTGCCATGAGGCGGGCCACCGGCACCAGGACGTGCGCGACCACGTCCATCACCCCCGTCACGGGTAA
- a CDS encoding NTP transferase domain-containing protein codes for MTTLILIGGKSQRMGRDKATIERPDGVRQIDWLARLAQLIGGEVFLSMRDDSAPPIDLPVVADQVAGGGPLAALAAIHAKKPDSPVLVISCDLFLLDETTLAHLFAHRDPTRHATCFANRIDGRAEPLCTIYEVSGISKAAEALGRGDHCARHFLEALNPLVLALPHAEALDNANTPQELAECFAKLQHGVTTKVVHVLYFAKLRESRGLDEERVETIACTPAGLYEELRFLHRLPLEIGSLRAARNGDFCEWDELISDGDEIVFIPPVAGG; via the coding sequence ATGACCACCCTCATCCTCATCGGCGGCAAGAGCCAGCGCATGGGCCGAGACAAGGCGACCATCGAGCGTCCGGATGGCGTTCGCCAAATCGATTGGCTGGCGCGACTCGCCCAATTGATTGGTGGCGAGGTGTTCCTTTCGATGCGCGATGACTCCGCTCCTCCGATCGACCTGCCCGTCGTGGCGGATCAAGTCGCGGGCGGTGGCCCCTTGGCTGCCTTGGCCGCCATTCATGCGAAGAAACCCGACTCTCCCGTGTTGGTGATCAGCTGTGATTTGTTCCTGCTCGATGAGACCACGCTGGCGCACCTCTTCGCCCATCGTGACCCCACGCGCCACGCAACCTGCTTCGCCAACCGCATCGATGGGCGGGCGGAGCCGCTGTGCACCATCTACGAGGTTTCTGGTATTTCTAAGGCTGCGGAGGCGCTTGGCCGGGGAGATCATTGCGCCCGGCATTTCCTCGAAGCGCTCAATCCGCTCGTGCTCGCTCTTCCCCATGCCGAGGCACTCGACAATGCCAACACGCCCCAGGAACTCGCCGAGTGCTTCGCCAAGCTCCAGCATGGCGTGACGACGAAGGTCGTCCACGTCCTCTACTTCGCCAAGCTCCGCGAATCCCGTGGACTCGATGAGGAGCGGGTCGAGACCATCGCCTGCACCCCCGCCGGGCTCTATGAGGAGCTGCGGTTCCTCCACCGCCTTCCCTTGGAAATCGGCAGTCTGCGGGCCGCCCGCAATGGCGACTTCTGCGAGTGGGACGAGCTGATTTCCGATGGTGACGAAATCGTTTTCATTCCCCCTGTTGCCGGAGGTTGA
- a CDS encoding SpoIIE family protein phosphatase: MRLPPLGLRAKIALALAIAAVLPLLVGLIVLETFGFGHMLDTKGRLYESEARTLARSLETAVESQAGHFWSWVAADPSLPDFVSIPIPPATKEEIAAIEKRWPKLSVDDPLLHGVLENPGSESLNRYVKSHPQAAEILVTEATGRVVAATRKTTDYDQSDEEWWTIGRNLKEGGMWTEVLHFDASARVFSLDLVMPLHRDGQFVGVAKLVLDVSPMFHALRPSDDDDRARLEILLSDGHVLARTGDKGFQPLQETLEADSLLAMRVGRTGWTLTGKGTNDERMTGFAAIQSPEIDRQLFEPGGYVLYSTPKETVVAPLRRQVLLIGGAAGLATGICVLAGFAFVDRKILQPIAMLSQATRALAETVRLRKDPTLSESEADSKRRAAKEDLERIESIKTGDEVEDLAADFGIMTSRVMRYHRELESEVDSKTALLREELEMAREFQNALLPSGYPDTSRHSDPLRLGFAHFYQPASTVGGDFFDLMELDEHRTGVLIADVMGHGARSALVTAILRAVVRNHVISAGNPGDFLGILNRELHDVIERSQQTLFVTAFFMVIDTREAKATWAVAGHPSPLRARRSTGNPPQMLWNGAQKQPALGLMADVVYHTSSSPIRAGDVFLLFTDGVVEAENPGGKEFGIPRLISTFDESLDGPLAAMPAKIVCEVASFQKRRHHDDDVCVVAVEVLPGVIPDIASRGAPLTGSVPSGA; the protein is encoded by the coding sequence GTGAGACTTCCGCCCCTCGGACTCCGCGCGAAGATCGCGTTGGCACTGGCGATTGCCGCCGTGCTTCCGCTCTTGGTGGGGTTGATCGTGCTCGAGACCTTCGGCTTCGGTCACATGCTCGATACCAAGGGGCGTCTATATGAATCCGAGGCGCGGACTCTGGCCAGGTCCTTGGAAACCGCCGTCGAATCGCAGGCTGGACATTTCTGGAGTTGGGTCGCTGCTGATCCATCGCTGCCGGATTTCGTGAGCATACCGATCCCACCGGCAACCAAGGAGGAAATCGCCGCGATCGAGAAGCGCTGGCCGAAGTTGTCCGTGGACGATCCGTTGCTGCACGGGGTCCTGGAAAACCCGGGGTCAGAGAGCCTCAATCGCTATGTGAAATCCCATCCGCAGGCCGCGGAGATCTTGGTGACCGAAGCCACGGGCCGCGTGGTCGCCGCCACCCGCAAGACGACGGACTACGACCAATCGGACGAGGAATGGTGGACCATTGGGCGCAATCTCAAGGAGGGGGGCATGTGGACGGAGGTGCTGCATTTTGATGCGAGCGCGAGGGTGTTTTCCTTGGATCTGGTGATGCCGCTGCATCGCGATGGCCAGTTCGTCGGTGTGGCCAAGCTGGTGCTGGATGTTTCGCCGATGTTTCATGCTCTCCGCCCCTCGGATGATGACGACCGGGCCCGCCTGGAGATTCTCTTGTCCGATGGCCACGTTCTCGCTCGCACCGGCGACAAGGGATTCCAACCGCTACAGGAGACACTGGAGGCTGATTCGTTGCTGGCGATGAGGGTTGGCCGCACCGGCTGGACCTTGACCGGGAAGGGAACCAACGATGAGCGGATGACGGGCTTTGCGGCGATCCAGTCGCCGGAGATCGACCGGCAGCTGTTCGAGCCGGGGGGCTATGTCCTCTATTCGACGCCGAAAGAGACGGTGGTCGCGCCCCTCCGGCGGCAGGTGCTTTTGATCGGGGGAGCGGCAGGGTTGGCCACGGGAATCTGCGTGCTGGCGGGCTTCGCATTCGTGGACCGCAAGATCCTACAGCCCATCGCCATGCTGAGCCAGGCGACGCGAGCCCTGGCGGAAACGGTGCGGCTGCGGAAAGACCCGACCCTTTCCGAAAGCGAGGCGGACTCGAAGCGGCGCGCTGCGAAAGAGGATCTGGAGCGTATCGAATCCATCAAGACGGGTGACGAGGTCGAGGACCTCGCGGCCGACTTCGGCATCATGACCTCGCGGGTGATGCGCTATCATCGCGAGCTGGAGTCGGAGGTCGATTCGAAGACCGCCTTGCTGCGTGAGGAATTGGAGATGGCGCGCGAGTTCCAGAATGCGCTGCTGCCCTCGGGCTATCCGGATACCAGCCGCCACAGCGATCCGCTGCGTCTCGGCTTCGCGCATTTTTATCAGCCAGCCTCGACCGTCGGCGGGGATTTCTTCGACCTCATGGAGCTCGATGAACATCGCACCGGTGTCCTGATCGCGGATGTGATGGGCCACGGTGCACGCTCGGCGCTGGTCACCGCGATCTTGCGGGCCGTGGTGCGGAACCACGTGATCTCCGCCGGAAACCCGGGCGACTTCCTCGGCATCCTCAATCGCGAACTCCACGACGTGATCGAGCGCAGCCAGCAGACGCTCTTCGTTACCGCCTTCTTCATGGTGATCGATACCCGTGAGGCGAAAGCGACCTGGGCGGTGGCCGGGCACCCCTCACCCCTGCGGGCACGCCGGAGCACGGGAAATCCGCCGCAGATGCTGTGGAATGGCGCGCAGAAGCAACCTGCGCTCGGCCTCATGGCGGACGTCGTCTATCACACCTCGTCATCGCCGATCCGGGCAGGGGACGTGTTCCTGCTCTTCACCGACGGCGTGGTGGAGGCGGAGAATCCGGGCGGGAAGGAATTCGGCATCCCGCGCCTGATTTCCACCTTCGATGAGTCGCTCGACGGGCCCCTGGCAGCCATGCCCGCGAAGATCGTCTGCGAGGTCGCTTCCTTCCAGAAACGCCGCCATCATGATGACGATGTTTGCGTGGTGGCCGTTGAGGTTCTGCCAGGTGTGATCCCTGATATCGCCAGCAGGGGGGCACCCCTGACAGGATCGGTCCCGAGCGGTGCTTGA
- the tpiA gene encoding triose-phosphate isomerase, which yields MIRKPIFAANWKMNIGPSETEDFAKSFLSKVQNRTFPADIVIAPPFVSLAKAAEILGNVSSIALAAQNCSQYDSGAYTGEISGMMLKEFFVHYVILGHSERRAIFGETDEVINAKVRKARELNLKPIFCIGETLDERKAGQLEKVLRTQVSQGLKGVTERDLQDIVIAYEPVWAIGTGVTATAEQAQEAHAFVRSLVAEQFGNDAAAKIRIQYGGSVKPGNAAELMACPDIDGALIGGASLEPQSFLDIIQNGAPA from the coding sequence ATGATCCGTAAGCCCATCTTTGCCGCGAACTGGAAGATGAACATCGGTCCATCCGAGACCGAGGACTTCGCCAAGAGCTTCTTGTCGAAAGTCCAGAATCGCACGTTCCCCGCCGACATCGTCATCGCGCCGCCGTTCGTCTCGCTGGCCAAGGCCGCCGAGATCCTCGGCAACGTCTCCAGCATCGCGCTCGCCGCACAGAATTGCTCGCAATACGACTCCGGTGCCTACACCGGTGAGATCAGCGGCATGATGCTGAAGGAGTTCTTCGTCCACTACGTCATCCTCGGCCACAGCGAGCGCCGTGCGATCTTCGGCGAGACCGACGAGGTGATCAACGCCAAGGTCCGCAAGGCCCGCGAGCTCAACCTCAAGCCGATCTTCTGCATCGGCGAGACGCTCGATGAGCGGAAGGCCGGCCAGCTTGAAAAGGTGCTTCGTACCCAAGTCAGCCAAGGCCTCAAGGGCGTGACCGAGCGTGACCTGCAGGACATCGTGATCGCCTATGAACCCGTCTGGGCCATCGGCACCGGTGTCACTGCTACCGCCGAGCAGGCTCAGGAGGCACACGCTTTCGTCCGCTCGCTCGTCGCCGAGCAGTTCGGCAACGACGCCGCTGCCAAGATCCGCATCCAGTACGGCGGCTCGGTGAAGCCCGGCAATGCCGCCGAGCTGATGGCCTGCCCGGATATCGACGGCGCGCTCATCGGTGGCGCCTCGCTTGAGCCGCAGAGCTTCCTGGACATCATCCAGAATGGCGCACCGGCCTGA
- a CDS encoding molybdopterin molybdotransferase MoeA, with the protein MDRLLTLAEADAHTASLRPLGTETVALAAALGRTLAAPISADRPFPPYRRAMMDGIAFAADTLPATGPVLFAGLHAAGDPPPGALPPGQAWEIMTGAVVPDDCDTVVPYEDLDSGRPAASFKKGQFIHDAGSDADAGAMLVAAGNSIGPVEIAIAASVGLTEAEVFRRAKVAILSTGDEAVPPDATPQPWEIRRSNGPMLEAMLTRRGSPIVFHDHAPDDPAICGRQLDEALASCDVLLICGGISKGKKDFIRGLLEERLGKPAFHGVEQRPGKPLAFWSGPPAVFALPGNPVSVLATFTRHVLPALSRLEGREFSPPRVRMNEVPTPLPKFSWLLTVATGPDGTLLARPPGNSGDFISVAGSCGIVEVPPGRPADTFDFHPFP; encoded by the coding sequence ATGGACCGTCTGCTAACCCTCGCCGAAGCCGATGCGCACACGGCCTCGCTGCGCCCCCTCGGCACGGAGACGGTTGCGCTGGCCGCTGCCCTCGGCAGGACCTTGGCTGCGCCGATCAGCGCCGACCGCCCCTTCCCGCCCTACCGCCGGGCGATGATGGATGGGATTGCCTTTGCCGCCGACACGTTGCCCGCTACCGGTCCTGTCCTTTTCGCTGGCCTGCACGCTGCGGGAGATCCGCCGCCAGGTGCGCTTCCGCCGGGACAGGCGTGGGAGATCATGACCGGTGCCGTGGTGCCAGACGATTGTGACACGGTCGTTCCCTATGAAGACCTTGATTCGGGACGGCCCGCGGCGAGCTTCAAGAAAGGCCAGTTCATCCACGATGCCGGAAGCGACGCTGACGCCGGAGCAATGCTGGTGGCTGCTGGCAACTCCATCGGCCCGGTGGAGATCGCCATCGCTGCATCGGTGGGACTGACCGAGGCGGAGGTCTTCCGTCGAGCAAAGGTAGCGATCCTTTCGACCGGTGACGAAGCGGTGCCGCCGGACGCCACGCCACAGCCATGGGAGATCCGCCGCTCCAATGGCCCCATGCTTGAAGCCATGCTCACCCGTCGTGGCAGTCCCATCGTTTTCCACGATCATGCTCCGGACGATCCGGCGATCTGTGGGCGACAACTCGACGAGGCGCTGGCGAGCTGCGATGTGCTGCTGATTTGCGGCGGGATCTCGAAGGGCAAGAAAGACTTCATTCGCGGTCTGTTAGAGGAGCGGCTTGGCAAGCCCGCGTTCCACGGCGTCGAGCAACGCCCTGGCAAACCGCTGGCCTTCTGGTCCGGTCCACCTGCGGTGTTCGCACTACCGGGGAATCCGGTGTCGGTGCTTGCGACCTTCACGCGCCACGTGCTCCCAGCGCTGTCGCGATTGGAAGGACGAGAGTTCTCTCCGCCTCGGGTGCGCATGAATGAGGTTCCCACGCCGCTGCCGAAGTTCTCATGGCTACTGACCGTGGCGACGGGCCCGGATGGCACATTGCTCGCTCGTCCTCCAGGGAACTCCGGCGATTTCATTTCGGTAGCGGGATCCTGCGGCATCGTCGAGGTTCCGCCAGGTCGGCCGGCTGACACCTTTGATTTCCATCCCTTTCCCTAA
- the moaA gene encoding GTP 3',8-cyclase MoaA produces MDRLGRGVRDLRISLTDRCNFRCRYCMPVEVFGPGYRFLPREDLLSFEEIVRLTRLLVPLGVEKVRLTGGEPLLRRGIEDLVAMLSSIDGVKDLAITTNGVLLAHHAEALALAGLSRVTVSLDAMDPEIFARMNGVGAKVERVLAGINAAQTYGLKVKVNAVIQRGVNEGEVLPLARWAKAQGVDLRYIEYMDVGETNGWKLAEVVPATELLEILSTEFDLAPRDAAYRGEVAAHWRHRDGAGEIGVIASVTRPFCRDCQRLRLSADGKFFTCLFAADGHDIRGLLRGGAGDEVLKAAVHGLWSVRDDRYSEERGLVPHPKAEMSYLGG; encoded by the coding sequence GTGGATCGACTCGGACGCGGCGTGCGGGATCTGCGGATCTCGTTGACCGACCGTTGCAATTTCCGCTGCCGGTATTGCATGCCCGTGGAGGTCTTCGGGCCTGGCTATCGCTTTTTGCCGCGTGAGGACTTGCTCAGCTTCGAGGAAATCGTGCGCCTGACCCGCCTGCTGGTTCCGCTGGGGGTGGAGAAGGTCCGTCTCACCGGGGGTGAGCCACTACTGCGTCGCGGCATCGAGGATCTGGTGGCGATGCTTTCGTCGATCGACGGGGTGAAGGATCTCGCGATCACCACGAATGGCGTGCTGCTCGCCCACCATGCCGAGGCGCTGGCCTTGGCCGGTCTGAGCCGGGTGACCGTGAGCCTTGATGCGATGGACCCCGAGATCTTCGCCCGCATGAATGGCGTGGGAGCGAAGGTCGAGCGCGTGCTGGCCGGGATCAATGCGGCGCAGACCTACGGACTCAAGGTGAAGGTGAATGCCGTGATCCAGCGCGGTGTGAACGAAGGCGAAGTGCTTCCGCTCGCACGCTGGGCGAAGGCCCAAGGCGTTGACCTGCGATACATCGAGTACATGGACGTCGGTGAGACCAATGGCTGGAAGCTGGCCGAGGTGGTGCCGGCTACGGAGTTGCTGGAAATTCTCTCCACGGAGTTCGATCTGGCGCCACGGGATGCGGCTTATCGCGGCGAGGTAGCAGCGCATTGGCGTCATCGCGATGGAGCGGGGGAAATCGGCGTGATCGCCTCGGTGACGCGGCCCTTTTGCCGGGACTGCCAGCGGCTGCGGCTGTCGGCGGATGGCAAGTTTTTTACCTGCCTGTTTGCGGCCGATGGCCATGACATCCGCGGCCTGCTCCGCGGCGGGGCGGGGGATGAGGTTTTGAAGGCTGCCGTGCATGGCCTGTGGTCGGTGCGGGACGATCGTTACTCGGAAGAGCGCGGCCTGGTCCCGCATCCGAAGGCCGAGATGAGCTACCTCGGCGGCTAG